Below is a window of Ctenopharyngodon idella isolate HZGC_01 chromosome 7, HZGC01, whole genome shotgun sequence DNA.
CTTACGTTTAAAAGTGTTCGTCaatttctctcaaaaaaaattatgtcGTCACTGGAGCACAATGAATTCTGGGGTAGGCAAGGCCACAAAGGATCCATCTGTTGCATCCTTCATTTCATGGGAAACAAAGGATGCATTTGGAGGCCGCATTTGAAGGAGCCTTCGAATTGGGACAGCCTTTGTCATGGTGCATTGATGCAATCGGTCTTCAAATGCacccttcgaaggatgcagctgCTGAATTGGAATGCAGCAGTTTTTACTAGCACTGCTCTTCTTCTACCTCACCTTGCTCGCTTTTTTAACTTCGCCATCACCACCTAGTGATAAGGCATACAGATCATATAACACAGATCACTGACGCCATAAgtcatcctgtttgttttcatcagtttttaaagtattttaattatgaaaCTCTTCAGTTAACTTTACATTTATGGAAGGGGTAGGTATTTAGCTATAATTACCATGAATCTGTATTAATTTGACagtatcatttattttatgttttaataatagcttttatttcGTTCATAAGATTCTAAAGCAATataagctaaataaaaataccttACTTAAAGATTGTTTTATTCAATGACATCCATGCTTGTTTCTTCGCGGGAGGCTTAGCTTGTAGTAGGTGTAACTTGCAGGGGCGTGGTTTGTAGTACTGCGGGACGCAGAAAGAAACTCTCTTTCAACTCTCTTTCAACTCTTTCAGCTTTCAAACTCTCTTTCATTTGGCGCTTGGGAACAcccttagcaacataaacaaacaatatactGTCAAAACTGTTCCATGTATTATGCATTTCAGCAAAAATAAGGGTTTACTATTAATTTAATGAAGTATGAGTGACCCCTGCATGTCTGCATCATTCATTCACTTTTAATTTTGAAGCCACACCCTTCCCCCATTAAAGTGTCTctgtcagggactatttttattattttacttaaaaaaaaataaataaataaagtaataaagtaagggaggctgtgctgtattgtgaatttACAAGTCACTGTCACGCTCTTCAGCCATGACtgtattcacaatacagcaccgCTGCTTAGACCTTAATTATTGCTTACTTTATtagtattaaaattaaaaaataaaaaataaatattaatgtgcATGTAAAACACATGCCtctgtaaataaatacaaatctatttatatttatttattagaagtGTTTGTTGAAGACAAGCATTCTTATTTGTCTGTGGATTTTCCCATGTGTTTTCCCAGCTCAGTGGAATGATGATGGCACATTCAGCTGTAAGTGTCCAGCCAGCCATGGTTGTTACCACTGATAACTTGAGGCTAAACCAGTGGAGCAGCGGAGTGTGTGACTGCTGCGAAGACATGGGCATTTGTAAGTGTTTggtgagagagaaaaagggaAATTATTGGAAGTATAATACAGAGTTAGGCATATGTTAGTATGAGGAATGATGAAAATCAACTGTGAGCACATATTTGTGTTTGAGGATGTGTGCTTGCGTATGATCTGAATGCATAACAAATTCAAACATTTGACATCTGTTTTCCTGTGGCAGGTTGCTGTGGTTTCTGGTGTACATACTGCCTCATGTGTAAGACCAGTGAGGATTTTGGAGAGTGTCTCTGTCTCCCCTTGCTGGAGATATGCTTTGGAGGCATGTTGCACCCTATTACACTGGCCATGAGGAGCAGTATGAGAGAGAGGTACCACATTAAGGTAATTACTATGTAATTACTATTTATTAGTAGTATGTTACTATGTTGTATTACAATTTTTGtcaattattactatttaaaataaattaattttcaacatccattactccagtcttcagtgtcacatgatccttcagaaatcattctaatatgctgatttgctgctcaagaaaaatttctgattattatcaatgttgaaaacagttgtgctgcttaatgtttttgaggaaaCCTGATGCATTGTATCGGTATTTGAATAAAACTACCACAGTGGTGTAAGTATATTTGTTTACGAATTGGAAAAACATTGTAGTGCTTATATAACAACTTGTTAGAAtcttatgttttaaaaaaaaaaaaaaaaaactttaaaatttacatttgagGTTTGACTGAATATAACTttttgtagaacaaaacatgaaagtcTTTTCAAGTAGTGTTCAACACACCTTATTTTATctacaaaatgaaaatattaggAAATTCCTCAAAAATGCTAATTCTCTTCCAGTTTAGGAAATACAAAATGAATAGCTCTATATCATGTTTAGATGTTGCATGGCTCAAATTTATGTCCCCATTTTGTATGGGCTGATGTTTCACCCACCCTCCCCTTTTAGACTACTCAGTTTCACATCACTTTAgatttaaagttattttctctCATTAAGGGTTCGATACAAGATGACTGCTGTGTGGTGACCTGTTGCCCTGTATGCGTCTGGTGTCAGATGGCGAGAGAGCTGAAGGCTCGACGGCACTCCCTAGTGGTCATTAACCCAACCATCAACCCAGTTCACCAGCAGCCACAAGCTTTTAACCAGCCAACTCAAGCCGTGAATATGGGCTACCAGCCTCCGGACGCCATCAATCCTGCATACTAATGACCTCAGTGCATATGTGCACATCTGCGC
It encodes the following:
- the ponzr6 gene encoding plac8 onzin related protein 6; the encoded protein is MMMAHSAVSVQPAMVVTTDNLRLNQWSSGVCDCCEDMGICCCGFWCTYCLMCKTSEDFGECLCLPLLEICFGGMLHPITLAMRSSMRERYHIKGSIQDDCCVVTCCPVCVWCQMARELKARRHSLVVINPTINPVHQQPQAFNQPTQAVNMGYQPPDAINPAY